From Montipora foliosa isolate CH-2021 chromosome 6, ASM3666993v2, whole genome shotgun sequence, a single genomic window includes:
- the LOC138006423 gene encoding proton-coupled folate transporter-like encodes MPRHNLPLWRRLLTVEPVLFFYAYGFLSAFPLYRQYVYSVLSEQNGFPYKEVTAVDDGFGCQESIIAQNDTLKQLEKEVQSQATRMDLALVFFETIPSILLAPFWGGWSDKSGRRKPALIFPPIGAMLGTSVILTVMHLKLPFYVMFVGSAISGLSGFLTLLTIAVMSYIADTTEKTAIAFRMAIMQLTVFSAGFLSQLTSGLWIERFGFIAPAWVIFACFSASALWVIFLVPENYAQVSNEKNRFFDLQHLKRLVNVFKVPRPGGSRRILLLLLLTGVIATLTEEGMSGVVILYIIKSPLCFSPSLVGYFLAYRLLTPGIGGAVGVKLFRTFFSEKITGGIGLVSQIIEMTVLSFATRTWLVFLAPGLAVFKDCLGPIVIGILSRTAGEDEQGSLFCAYGLVTMVCQFAGASIFNYVYEATLSLGFNGFVFLVGVAIKLIPLGIICGINIPSPTQDAAEKMRANSDQENGIEQKTEPRESKNTLVVNNSSKCSLEMDESPEHVKYDEFAGSTKL; translated from the exons ATGCCGCGACACAACCTTCCCTTGTGGAGACGCCTGCTAACAGTGGAACCCGTTTTATTTTTCTACGCATACGGATTTTTGTCTGCCTTTCCTCTGTATCGGCAATACGTGTACAGTGTTCTTAGCGAACAAAACGGTTTTCCTTATAAAGAGGTTACTGCAGTAGACGATGGATTTGGATGCCAAGAAAGTATCATCGCCCAAAACGATACTTTAAAGCAACTCGAAAAAGAG GTACAGAGCCAAGCCACAAGAATGGATCTTGCACTGGTTTTCTTTGAGACGATCCCCTCTATTCTTCTGGCACCGTTTTGGGGAGGGTGGTCAGACAAGTCTGGACGGAGAAAGCCCGCACTAATCTTCCCTCCGATTGGAGCTATGCTGGGGACCTCAGTAATACTTACCGTCATGCACCTCAAGTTGCCTTTTTATGTGATGTTCGTGGGCTCAGCTATCAGCGGCTTGTCGGGATTTTTAACGTTGCTTACAATAGCTGTCATGTCGTATATTGCTGATACAACAGAGAAGACCGCGATTGCATTTAGAATGG CGATTATGCAGTTGACGGTCTTCTCGGCCGGATTCCTTAGTCAGCTGACAAGTGGTTTATGGATTGAGAGGTTCGGATTCATCGCACCTGCATGGGTTATCTTCGCTTGTTTTTCAGCAAGTGCTCTCTGGGTCATTTTCCTGGTTCCCGAAAACTACGCACAAGTTTCAAAcgagaaaaacaggtttttcgaTCTGCAGCACTTAAAAAGGCTGGTAAATGTCTTCAAAGTTCCTCGCCCCGGTGGATCAAGGAGAATTTTGTTGCTGCTGTTACTGACTGGAGTAATTGCAACCTTGACTGAGGAAGGCATGAGTGGCGTTGTAATCCTTTACATAATAAAGAGCCCACTTTGTTTTAGTCCATCTCTTGTGGGCTACTTCCTGGCTTACAGATTGTTAACTCCCGGAATTGGAGGAGCTGTTGGTGTGAAGTTGTTCAGAACTTTCTTCAGTGAAAAAATTACTGGTGGGATAGGACTTGTAAGTCAGATCATTGAAATGACAGTCCTGTCGTTTGCAACTCGCACTTGGTTGGTTTTCCTAG CACCTGGGCTGGCAGTTTTTAAGGACTGTCTTGGTCCAATCGTTATTGGGATTTTGTCCAGGACAGCAGGAGAGGATGAGCAAG GCTCCTTGTTCTGTGCTTATGGACTAGTAACTATGGTTTGTCAGTTTGCCGGTGCCTCAATCTTTAATTACGTTTATGAAGCCACCCTTAGCCTTGGATTCAATGGCTTTGTTTTCCTTGTGGGCGTCGCTATCAAGCTCATTCCCCTTGGAATTATTTG CGGCATAAATATTCCCTCTCCAACCCAAGACGCAGCAGAGAAAATGCGAGCCAACAGTGATCAAGAAAATGGCATCGAACAGAAGACAGAGCCCCGAGAGAGTAAAAATACCCTTGTGGTTAACAACAGTTCAAAATGTAGCTTAGAAATGGACGAGAGTCCAGAGCATGTTAAATATGATGAGTTTGCTGGCTCAACAAAACTCTAG
- the LOC138008630 gene encoding uncharacterized protein isoform X2, whose protein sequence is MWVQTVGSGSPSVVYNNVVNFTVAPDGTHYFHQTYSGQFIAPSSPTVDMKMSVAAPSYAEVVKPRTEKASSASSFGSKESREKRQNAGQGERSKTVKDAVVEEEENSSDEDVWATEDEEYYGNESDSSQEEGYVGRLRLNRRPRRHRVHYYGSREHSPRSPRRDTDARSTIVSLVPKEFQLFD, encoded by the exons atg TGGGTCCAGACGGTGGGAAGCGGTTCGCCGTCCGTTGTGTATAATAATGTGGTTAACTTCACAGTGGCGCCTGATGGCACGCATTATTTTCATCAGACCTACAGTGGCCAGTTTATTGCGCCGTCCAGTCCAACGGTTGATATGAAAATG AGCGTGGCAGCTCCATCTTACGCTGAGGTAGTCAAACCCCGTACAGAGAAAGCCTCTTCAGCGAGTAGCTTTGGTAGCAAAGAATCCAGGGAGAAACGACAGAACGCGGGGCAAGGTGAAAGAAGCAAAACGGTAAAAGACGCTGTTgtggaagaagaagaaaattctTCTGATGAAGATGTCTGGGCTACTGAAGACGAAGAGTATTATGGCAACGAGTCAGACAGTTCACAAGAAGAGGGTTATGTCGGCCGTTTG AGACTTAACAGAAGACCAAGGCGTCATCGAGTACATTATTATGGGAGCAGGGAACATTCTCCAAGGTCTCCGCGAAGAGATACGGACGCGCGGTCAACTATTGTGTCCCTTGTACCAAAAGAGTTCCAGCTTTTTGACTAA
- the LOC138008630 gene encoding uncharacterized protein isoform X1, with amino-acid sequence MSHFPQHSYFGQYYFNPQWVQTVGSGSPSVVYNNVVNFTVAPDGTHYFHQTYSGQFIAPSSPTVDMKMSVAAPSYAEVVKPRTEKASSASSFGSKESREKRQNAGQGERSKTVKDAVVEEEENSSDEDVWATEDEEYYGNESDSSQEEGYVGRLRLNRRPRRHRVHYYGSREHSPRSPRRDTDARSTIVSLVPKEFQLFD; translated from the exons ATGAGCCATTTTCCGCAGCATTCTTATTTTGGTCAGTATTACTTTAATCCACAGTGGGTCCAGACGGTGGGAAGCGGTTCGCCGTCCGTTGTGTATAATAATGTGGTTAACTTCACAGTGGCGCCTGATGGCACGCATTATTTTCATCAGACCTACAGTGGCCAGTTTATTGCGCCGTCCAGTCCAACGGTTGATATGAAAATG AGCGTGGCAGCTCCATCTTACGCTGAGGTAGTCAAACCCCGTACAGAGAAAGCCTCTTCAGCGAGTAGCTTTGGTAGCAAAGAATCCAGGGAGAAACGACAGAACGCGGGGCAAGGTGAAAGAAGCAAAACGGTAAAAGACGCTGTTgtggaagaagaagaaaattctTCTGATGAAGATGTCTGGGCTACTGAAGACGAAGAGTATTATGGCAACGAGTCAGACAGTTCACAAGAAGAGGGTTATGTCGGCCGTTTG AGACTTAACAGAAGACCAAGGCGTCATCGAGTACATTATTATGGGAGCAGGGAACATTCTCCAAGGTCTCCGCGAAGAGATACGGACGCGCGGTCAACTATTGTGTCCCTTGTACCAAAAGAGTTCCAGCTTTTTGACTAA